From the genome of Streptacidiphilus rugosus AM-16, one region includes:
- a CDS encoding cupin domain-containing protein has product MPRTAKPEAPLLLDEEAVEGRYSELDDYTVGFETFHQDVDPAPLFRGLPDDACQSPHWGVVLKGRMVFRYPDHDEVYHAGDAYYGAPGHVPLVFAGTEVVEFSPTAAMRETMAVVGRNLAAAQQHQEA; this is encoded by the coding sequence ATGCCGCGCACCGCCAAGCCCGAGGCACCGCTCCTGCTCGATGAGGAGGCGGTCGAGGGCCGCTACAGCGAACTCGACGACTACACCGTCGGCTTCGAGACGTTCCACCAGGACGTCGATCCCGCGCCGCTCTTCCGCGGCCTGCCCGACGACGCCTGCCAGAGCCCGCACTGGGGCGTGGTGCTCAAGGGCCGGATGGTCTTCCGCTACCCGGACCACGACGAGGTCTACCACGCGGGCGACGCCTACTACGGCGCGCCCGGCCACGTCCCGCTCGTCTTCGCGGGCACCGAGGTCGTCGAGTTCAGCCCGACGGCCGCCATGCGCGAGACCATGGCCGTCGTCGGCCGGAACCTGGCGGCGGCCCAGCAGCACCAGGAGGCATGA
- a CDS encoding HD domain-containing phosphohydrolase — translation MTSRADSGAGVRLAELVAALSLGVDLGFGQPMEHVLRQCLIALRLAERLGLDDDTRMVVYYTALLVNVGCHSDAHEQAKWFGDDIALKAGKYAHGQRSLAGAAAALRLIGSGNPPLHRFRVGLEFTLGGRRDLNGMISGHSALARELARRLGLPDSVQRAVAASYERWDGRGWPGELKGEAVPLPARLAQLAEYVEVAHRIGGTGAATELARRRAGSQFDPGLAGELCREPEEILGGLDTARTWEAVIGAEPALGVRLGEEDFEAALVAVADFVDLKSPYTLGHARAVARLVEAAALGLRMDPAEVTTLRRAALVHGLGRLGVSNAIWDKQGPLGAGEWERVRLQPYLTERMLRQSPALAPLGAVAVQYRERLDGSGYPRGLAGGAISWPSRILGVADAYQSMIEPRPHRAALQATEAAAQLRAEAAAGRLDGEAVAAVLAAAGHRPARRGAGPAGLTTREIDVLRLLARGCSSKEIAARLVISPKTARNHIEHIYAKIGTSTRASACLFAVQNGLLPPP, via the coding sequence GTGACGAGCCGCGCGGACAGCGGAGCGGGGGTACGTCTGGCGGAGTTGGTCGCCGCGCTCTCCCTGGGCGTGGACCTGGGCTTCGGCCAGCCGATGGAGCACGTGCTGCGCCAGTGCCTGATCGCGCTGCGGCTGGCCGAGCGGCTGGGCCTGGACGACGACACCCGGATGGTCGTCTACTACACCGCCCTACTGGTCAATGTCGGCTGTCACTCGGACGCGCACGAGCAGGCGAAGTGGTTCGGCGACGACATCGCCCTGAAGGCCGGCAAGTACGCCCACGGGCAGCGCAGCCTGGCCGGCGCGGCGGCGGCGCTGCGGTTGATCGGCTCGGGCAATCCGCCGCTGCACCGGTTCAGGGTCGGCCTGGAGTTCACCCTCGGCGGGCGACGTGATCTCAACGGGATGATCAGCGGGCACTCCGCCCTCGCCCGCGAGCTCGCCCGCAGGCTCGGCCTGCCGGACAGCGTGCAGCGGGCGGTGGCCGCCTCCTACGAGCGGTGGGACGGGCGCGGCTGGCCCGGCGAGCTCAAGGGAGAAGCCGTGCCGCTGCCGGCCCGGCTCGCGCAACTGGCCGAGTACGTCGAGGTGGCGCACCGGATCGGCGGCACGGGCGCGGCCACCGAGCTGGCCAGGCGGCGGGCCGGCTCGCAGTTCGATCCGGGGCTGGCGGGAGAGCTGTGCCGGGAGCCGGAGGAAATCCTGGGCGGGCTGGACACCGCCCGCACCTGGGAGGCGGTGATCGGGGCCGAGCCCGCCCTGGGCGTCAGGCTCGGCGAGGAGGACTTCGAGGCGGCGCTGGTCGCGGTCGCCGACTTCGTGGATCTGAAGTCCCCGTACACGCTGGGCCATGCCCGCGCCGTCGCGCGGCTGGTCGAGGCGGCGGCCCTCGGGCTGCGGATGGATCCGGCCGAGGTGACGACGCTGCGCCGGGCCGCTCTGGTGCACGGCCTCGGGCGTCTCGGCGTCTCCAACGCCATCTGGGACAAGCAGGGACCGCTGGGCGCGGGGGAGTGGGAACGGGTGCGGCTGCAGCCCTATCTGACGGAGCGGATGCTCCGGCAGTCCCCGGCGCTCGCCCCCCTGGGGGCGGTCGCCGTGCAGTATCGCGAGCGGCTGGACGGCTCCGGCTATCCGCGCGGGCTGGCGGGCGGCGCGATCTCCTGGCCGAGCCGGATCCTGGGCGTGGCCGACGCGTACCAGTCGATGATCGAGCCGCGCCCGCACCGGGCCGCCCTGCAGGCGACCGAGGCCGCCGCGCAGCTGCGTGCCGAAGCCGCCGCGGGGCGGCTGGACGGGGAGGCGGTCGCCGCCGTCCTGGCGGCCGCGGGGCACCGTCCGGCCCGGCGCGGTGCGGGGCCCGCGGGCCTGACCACCCGCGAGATCGACGTGCTGCGGCTGCTGGCCCGCGGCTGCTCCAGCAAGGAGATCGCGGCACGGCTGGTGATCTCGCCCAAGACCGCGCGCAACCACATCGAGCACATCTACGCCAAGATCGGCACCTCGACCCGCGCCTCGGCCTGTCTCTTCGCGGTGCAGAACGGGCTGCTCCCGCCGCCGTGA
- a CDS encoding TetR/AcrR family transcriptional regulator, with protein MPAKKGGSKEARRAELSAAVQRALLVRGLEGLRLRDIAEEAGVTPAAVLYYGDLDALVHATYQQAIERFSLEREQAADRFTDAREKLAACIENGPASGPEDALTRLLFEYWPRCLRDPKAAALDSALTERQIAVYASVLVLGEAQGHFVLLDPPRLLAANFVALEDGYQMEILAGRRTRAEVLAALHSYARAVTGHDPGRSATS; from the coding sequence ATGCCTGCGAAGAAGGGCGGCAGCAAGGAGGCCCGCCGGGCCGAACTGAGCGCGGCCGTGCAGCGGGCCCTGCTGGTGCGCGGACTGGAGGGGCTGCGGCTGCGCGACATCGCCGAGGAGGCCGGGGTCACGCCCGCGGCGGTGCTCTACTACGGCGACCTGGACGCCCTGGTCCACGCGACCTACCAGCAGGCCATCGAGCGCTTCAGCCTGGAACGCGAGCAGGCGGCCGACCGCTTCACCGACGCCCGCGAGAAGCTCGCCGCCTGCATCGAGAACGGTCCGGCCTCCGGCCCGGAGGACGCGCTCACCCGGCTGCTCTTCGAGTACTGGCCGCGCTGCCTGCGCGACCCCAAGGCCGCCGCCCTCGACAGCGCGTTGACCGAGCGTCAGATCGCGGTCTACGCCTCGGTCCTGGTCCTGGGCGAGGCCCAGGGCCACTTCGTCCTCCTGGACCCGCCGCGGCTGCTCGCGGCCAACTTCGTCGCCTTGGAGGACGGCTATCAGATGGAGATCCTGGCGGGGCGCCGCACCCGCGCCGAGGTGCTGGCGGCGCTCCACTCGTACGCCCGCGCGGTCACCGGCCACGACCCCGGCCGGTCCGCCACATCCTGA
- a CDS encoding class I SAM-dependent methyltransferase, whose amino-acid sequence MGVRSTLFAVTYDRLMAKSEEQGLRELRRRLIAEAGGRVLEIGGGTGANLALYGRGVESLTVTEPEPAMVRRLERHVQERGSNATVLRAPAEDLPFEDDSFDVVVSTLVLCGVSDQQRALRQLGRVLRPGGRLLFLEHMRSEDPKQARHQDRMNWLNRLMVCCECNRPTLDSVREAGFVVDHVEREVFPGAPSFIGQAVVGSATLPAPTPSGPGAGTAVPETAAGG is encoded by the coding sequence ATGGGTGTCAGAAGCACACTGTTCGCGGTGACCTACGACCGGCTGATGGCCAAGTCCGAGGAGCAGGGCCTGCGCGAGCTGCGCCGGCGGCTGATCGCCGAGGCCGGCGGCCGGGTGCTGGAGATCGGCGGCGGCACCGGCGCCAACCTCGCGCTCTACGGGCGGGGCGTCGAGTCGCTGACGGTCACCGAACCCGAACCGGCGATGGTCCGCCGGCTGGAACGGCACGTCCAGGAGCGGGGCTCGAACGCCACCGTGCTGCGGGCCCCGGCCGAGGACCTCCCCTTCGAGGACGACAGCTTCGACGTGGTCGTGTCGACGCTGGTGCTGTGCGGCGTGAGCGACCAGCAGCGGGCGCTGCGACAGCTCGGCCGGGTGCTGCGGCCCGGCGGGCGGCTGCTCTTCCTGGAGCACATGCGCTCGGAGGACCCGAAGCAGGCCCGCCACCAGGACCGGATGAACTGGCTGAACCGGCTGATGGTCTGCTGCGAGTGCAACCGTCCGACGCTCGACTCCGTCCGGGAGGCCGGATTCGTCGTCGACCACGTCGAGCGGGAGGTCTTCCCCGGGGCTCCGTCCTTCATCGGCCAGGCGGTGGTGGGCAGCGCCACGCTCCCCGCCCCGACCCCGTCCGGGCCGGGGGCGGGCACCGCCGTGCCGGAGACGGCCGCGGGCGGCTGA
- a CDS encoding ATP-binding protein, protein MEVFPFVGRGPLLAELDDALAAARAGRGGLVLLTGPAGAGKTRLADETVVRAPDFRSVWAWCAADQTLGGWAQVVRALAALDEEGGRRVSASPTLRALLAGRAPAGSRSRDPGGARLRLAGEVQELLLLSAAETPLLVVLDDLHDADESSLRLLLDLAGALRTGRVLLLGTARDTRPDWSGREEQQAALVRRSRPLPVGPLRPADIAELVGAAVGRAARPEEVDALAERTGGEAFFVVEAVRAWRSGAPERPVDGRPAPDALRDAGPESVPGSVRAAVLDRLRRLPPEGVAAVEAASVLGPRFRLDVLQELVGVPLPGLRTLLSSAEDAGLLAPTRIGLGRFRHELLQEAVHAGLAPSEREALHGRAAGILAALAERGREVEAASVARQLLLSGVEPTQAAAWMRRAGDEAVGVLAHEEAVRWYERADQAPGLPPEDRADLLIALGSARLGAGDRAAARAAFLRAADLARGVGRFDLLAQAALGLGAGATGFEVELLDRTQIELLREARSRLEPSGLAATVAARLSVAASFSAPESERLALAEEAVLTARRFGDRAALGYALSALCDAQAGPDHCADRRRWAGEIVELARALPELTLELLGRRLRFVALLELGELVEADSEALAFAAGARLLHQPLYSWYVPLWQGMRALLAGRREDCLAALAQVEELGRQADSGNAAMLAGTQRWCLLAGRGEFAEVERTLAAMPPLDEMGGLWPRVSSALLAAQLGRTAEAREQLLAVAPKLSEAPKDSEWLPMLAQAVETIELAGPVAPAGELYDALSPYAGLLVVEGIGAAIRGTVHGCLAVLADALGQERVAARHRADALEQATALGAPGLLGHAAGTAAGAGPPGGQSDAGPDRAFRQEGELWLLRFAGREARLRDSKGLRDLATLLAAPGRPVPALDLLTPLPATPRPADEARPQGDPGRLSPAGDLGPTLDAAARAAYRRRLLELDREADEADAVGDLERSARVAWERDALVGQLSSAYGLGGRVRRSGSAAERARTTVTARIRAALDRIAEVHPELARHLRASVRTGTLCVYEPETPRPWEL, encoded by the coding sequence GTGGAGGTCTTCCCCTTCGTCGGACGCGGCCCGCTGCTGGCTGAGCTGGACGACGCGCTGGCGGCGGCGCGGGCCGGGCGCGGCGGGCTGGTGCTGCTGACCGGGCCCGCCGGCGCGGGCAAGACCCGGCTGGCCGACGAGACCGTGGTGCGCGCCCCCGACTTCAGGTCCGTGTGGGCCTGGTGCGCGGCGGACCAGACGCTGGGCGGCTGGGCCCAGGTGGTACGCGCGCTGGCGGCCCTGGACGAGGAGGGCGGCCGCCGGGTGTCGGCCTCGCCGACGCTCCGCGCGCTGCTGGCCGGACGGGCTCCTGCGGGTTCGCGCTCCCGCGACCCCGGCGGCGCCCGGCTGCGACTGGCCGGGGAGGTGCAGGAGCTGCTGCTGCTCTCCGCGGCCGAAACACCGCTGCTGGTCGTCCTGGACGACCTCCACGACGCCGACGAGTCCTCGCTGCGGCTGCTGCTCGACCTGGCCGGGGCGCTCCGGACCGGGCGGGTCCTGCTGCTGGGCACCGCGCGCGACACCAGGCCCGACTGGAGCGGGCGGGAGGAGCAGCAGGCCGCGCTGGTCCGGCGGAGCCGTCCGCTGCCGGTCGGTCCGCTGCGTCCGGCGGACATCGCCGAGCTGGTCGGCGCGGCGGTGGGCCGGGCGGCCCGGCCCGAGGAGGTCGACGCGCTCGCGGAGCGGACCGGCGGGGAGGCGTTCTTCGTGGTGGAGGCGGTGCGCGCCTGGCGGTCCGGAGCCCCGGAACGGCCGGTCGACGGACGACCCGCACCCGACGCCCTCCGTGACGCGGGCCCGGAGTCCGTCCCCGGCTCGGTGCGCGCCGCCGTCCTGGACCGGCTGCGGCGGCTGCCGCCCGAGGGCGTCGCCGCGGTGGAGGCGGCGTCCGTGCTGGGTCCCCGGTTCCGGCTGGACGTCCTCCAGGAGCTCGTCGGCGTGCCGCTCCCGGGGCTGCGGACCCTGCTCTCCTCCGCGGAGGACGCCGGACTGCTCGCCCCGACCCGGATCGGCCTCGGCAGGTTCCGGCACGAACTGCTCCAGGAGGCCGTCCACGCCGGGCTCGCGCCCTCCGAACGCGAGGCGCTCCACGGGCGGGCCGCGGGCATCCTGGCCGCGCTCGCCGAACGCGGCCGGGAGGTCGAGGCCGCCTCGGTCGCCCGGCAGTTGCTGCTCTCCGGCGTCGAGCCGACGCAGGCCGCCGCCTGGATGCGGCGGGCCGGCGACGAGGCCGTCGGCGTCCTGGCCCACGAGGAGGCGGTCCGCTGGTACGAGCGGGCCGACCAGGCGCCGGGACTGCCGCCGGAGGACCGCGCCGACCTGCTGATCGCCCTCGGCTCCGCGCGACTGGGCGCGGGTGACCGGGCCGCGGCCAGGGCGGCGTTCCTGCGCGCGGCCGACCTGGCCCGCGGCGTCGGACGATTCGACCTGCTGGCGCAGGCCGCCCTCGGCCTGGGGGCGGGCGCGACGGGATTCGAGGTGGAGCTGCTGGACCGCACCCAGATCGAGTTGCTGCGGGAGGCGCGCTCCCGGCTGGAGCCCTCAGGTCTGGCCGCCACGGTCGCGGCCAGGCTCTCGGTCGCCGCCTCGTTCAGCGCCCCCGAGTCCGAGCGGCTCGCCCTCGCCGAGGAGGCGGTGCTGACCGCCCGCCGCTTCGGTGACCGCGCCGCGCTCGGCTACGCCCTCTCCGCCCTCTGCGACGCCCAGGCCGGTCCCGACCACTGCGCGGACCGCCGCCGGTGGGCCGGGGAGATCGTCGAACTGGCCCGCGCGCTGCCGGAACTGACCCTGGAGCTGCTCGGTCGCAGGCTGCGCTTCGTGGCCCTGCTGGAGCTGGGCGAGCTGGTCGAGGCCGACTCCGAGGCACTCGCCTTCGCGGCCGGCGCGCGGCTGCTGCACCAGCCGCTCTACAGCTGGTACGTCCCCCTCTGGCAGGGCATGCGCGCGCTCCTCGCCGGGCGGCGCGAGGACTGCCTGGCCGCGCTCGCACAGGTCGAGGAGCTCGGGCGGCAGGCGGACAGCGGCAACGCGGCCATGCTGGCGGGCACCCAGCGCTGGTGCCTGCTGGCCGGGCGCGGCGAGTTCGCGGAGGTCGAACGAACCCTCGCCGCCATGCCGCCGCTGGACGAGATGGGCGGGCTCTGGCCCAGGGTCAGCTCTGCCCTGCTCGCCGCCCAGCTCGGCCGGACGGCCGAGGCGCGAGAACAACTCCTCGCTGTGGCCCCGAAGTTGTCCGAGGCGCCGAAGGACAGCGAGTGGCTGCCGATGCTCGCCCAGGCGGTGGAGACGATCGAGTTGGCCGGCCCGGTCGCACCGGCAGGAGAGCTCTACGACGCGCTGTCCCCCTACGCCGGGCTGCTGGTGGTGGAGGGCATCGGGGCCGCGATCCGAGGCACGGTGCACGGATGCCTGGCGGTGCTGGCCGACGCGCTCGGCCAGGAGCGGGTCGCGGCCCGGCATCGCGCGGACGCGCTCGAACAGGCCACGGCGCTCGGCGCGCCCGGGCTGCTCGGGCACGCCGCGGGGACGGCGGCCGGGGCCGGGCCTCCGGGCGGGCAGTCCGACGCGGGACCTGACCGCGCGTTCCGGCAGGAGGGCGAGCTCTGGCTGCTCCGCTTCGCCGGCCGCGAGGCCCGGCTGCGGGACAGCAAGGGCCTGCGCGACCTGGCGACACTGCTGGCCGCTCCCGGCCGCCCCGTCCCCGCCCTCGATCTGCTGACCCCGCTGCCCGCCACGCCCCGGCCCGCCGACGAGGCCCGCCCGCAGGGCGATCCCGGCCGTCTCTCCCCCGCCGGCGACCTCGGTCCCACCCTCGACGCCGCCGCCCGGGCCGCCTACCGTCGACGGCTGCTCGAACTCGACCGGGAGGCGGACGAGGCCGACGCCGTGGGCGATCTGGAGCGGTCCGCTCGGGTCGCCTGGGAACGGGACGCGCTGGTCGGCCAGCTCTCCTCGGCCTACGGACTCGGCGGCCGGGTCCGCCGCAGCGGCTCGGCCGCGGAACGGGCGCGGACCACGGTCACCGCCAGGATCCGCGCGGCCCTGGACCGGATCGCGGAGGTCCACCCGGAGCTCGCCCGGCATCTGCGCGCCTCCGTCCGGACCGGCACCCTCTGCGTCTACGAGCCGGAGACACCACGGCCGTGGGAGTTGTGA
- a CDS encoding LysR substrate-binding domain-containing protein, with protein sequence MTDTPEPASFRLAYVPGVTPSKWARVWNERLPGTPLSLALVPAGEAEASLRAETADAGLVRLPVDRQGLHAIPLYTETTVVVLPKDHRLAEDAEAAELGLADLAEELVLHPQDDALVWESLPGLAAKERPATTRDAVELVAAGVGVVIVPQSLARLHHRRDLTYRPLADAPQSQVALAWLEDRTTDLVEEFIGVVRGRTVNSSRGNTAAAAANTAAKKPAARKPAPQQAGQKQGGQKQGGQKQGGGRGRPTAKKAAPKRGKPGRRS encoded by the coding sequence GTGACGGACACACCCGAACCAGCCTCCTTCCGGCTCGCCTACGTCCCGGGAGTGACGCCCTCCAAGTGGGCGCGCGTCTGGAACGAACGCCTCCCCGGCACCCCGCTGAGCCTCGCTCTGGTCCCCGCCGGCGAGGCCGAGGCGTCGCTGCGCGCGGAGACCGCCGACGCGGGCCTGGTCCGGCTGCCGGTCGACCGCCAGGGCCTGCACGCCATCCCGCTCTACACCGAGACCACCGTGGTCGTCCTGCCCAAGGACCACCGGCTGGCCGAGGACGCCGAGGCGGCCGAGCTCGGCCTCGCCGACCTGGCCGAGGAGCTCGTGCTGCACCCGCAGGACGACGCCCTGGTCTGGGAGAGCCTGCCCGGTCTGGCCGCGAAGGAGCGGCCGGCGACCACGCGGGACGCCGTCGAGCTGGTCGCGGCGGGCGTCGGCGTGGTGATCGTCCCGCAGTCGCTGGCCCGGCTGCACCACCGCAGGGACCTCACCTACCGTCCGCTGGCCGACGCGCCGCAGTCGCAGGTCGCGCTGGCCTGGCTGGAGGACCGGACCACCGACCTGGTCGAGGAGTTCATCGGCGTGGTCCGCGGCCGGACCGTCAACAGCTCCCGCGGCAACACCGCGGCCGCCGCGGCGAACACCGCCGCGAAGAAGCCGGCCGCCCGCAAGCCCGCCCCGCAGCAGGCCGGGCAGAAACAAGGCGGCCAGAAGCAGGGCGGGCAGAAGCAGGGCGGCGGCCGGGGCAGGCCGACCGCCAAGAAGGCAGCCCCCAAGCGCGGAAAGCCCGGCCGCCGCTCCTGA
- a CDS encoding DUF5997 family protein — protein sequence MTSAKSSQTMKPATAAKKLGVYLGATPAEFQEGVVSREELTALQTEPPQWLADLRRNGPHPRPVVANKLGITVSGLGRAGLTEPLTTEQIDAIKEENPLWLQHERANQVDVRKETVRIKEKHAAEAAKKAQSPKAQTPKAQTR from the coding sequence ATGACATCCGCCAAGTCCAGCCAGACGATGAAGCCCGCGACCGCCGCCAAGAAGCTCGGCGTGTACCTCGGCGCCACGCCCGCCGAGTTCCAGGAGGGCGTGGTCTCCCGCGAGGAGCTGACCGCCCTGCAGACCGAGCCGCCGCAGTGGCTCGCCGACCTGCGCCGCAACGGCCCGCACCCGCGTCCGGTGGTGGCGAACAAGCTCGGCATCACCGTCTCCGGCCTGGGCCGCGCGGGCCTGACCGAGCCGCTCACCACCGAGCAGATCGACGCGATCAAGGAGGAGAACCCGCTCTGGCTGCAGCACGAGCGGGCGAACCAGGTGGACGTCCGCAAGGAGACCGTGCGGATCAAGGAGAAGCACGCCGCCGAGGCCGCGAAGAAGGCGCAGTCCCCGAAGGCACAGACCCCGAAGGCGCAGACCCGCTGA
- a CDS encoding cupin domain-containing protein, with product MSYPPPRYFAEGGATSAAFRPASAGPDLLIGDRSRVGYLATGASTDGQFGLYRWDMSAEPNGPGAHFHRTMSESFYVLDGTVSLYNGEKWLAATAGDFLHVPPGGVHAFGNESGAPASMLVLFTPGAPREAYFEELADIVAKGRRLSAEEWRELQARHDQYEA from the coding sequence ATGTCCTACCCACCACCGCGCTACTTCGCCGAGGGCGGCGCCACCAGCGCCGCCTTCCGCCCTGCGAGCGCCGGCCCCGACCTGCTGATCGGCGACAGGTCCCGGGTGGGCTATCTCGCCACGGGAGCGAGCACCGACGGGCAGTTCGGCCTCTACCGCTGGGACATGTCGGCGGAGCCCAACGGTCCCGGCGCGCACTTCCACCGGACCATGTCCGAGTCGTTCTACGTCCTCGACGGCACCGTCTCGCTCTACAACGGCGAGAAGTGGCTCGCGGCGACGGCCGGGGACTTCCTCCATGTCCCGCCGGGCGGCGTGCACGCCTTCGGCAACGAGTCCGGCGCCCCCGCCTCCATGCTCGTGCTGTTCACCCCCGGCGCGCCGCGCGAGGCGTACTTCGAGGAGCTCGCCGACATCGTGGCGAAGGGCCGCCGCCTCTCGGCCGAGGAGTGGCGGGAACTGCAGGCCCGCCACGACCAGTACGAGGCCTGA
- a CDS encoding APC family permease codes for MTLHPTAADARPDAAPDSRPPDSRGKGLRSGSVGLLGAVALGLSSVAPAYSIAVTLGLVTLVVGQLAPAALLVGFVPILLTAFAFRELNREMPDCGTTFVWTTRAFGAPTGWLAGGWVPQTATLIAMTALSQVGAVYLLQVLGLDGLAGSSVAVTATALALLAAGTFVARRGVQIAASVQYVLLALQLIALFGFGAAAFVRHGAATPSLAWLNPFAFGGAGSFAESVLLCLFIYWGWDALITVNEETSDADKVPGRAVLVSTFVLLGTYLFTAFAAIAFAGTGATGLGLGNAANATDVLATLGPPVVGAALAVVVKLAVCVSAVSALLTCLVSSPRGSLSMAAHGALPAAFARIHPRYRTPAFGTVFFGVAAGALLVLLDLVSAAFLGDAILSVGLLIACYYGVTALACVRYFRGSLRRSPRDLLLKGVLPLLGGLMMLAAFARSAYDMIEPGYGSTSFDGVGGVFLLGVGSIVLGAVVMLAVRARFRPFFRDGRTAVVALTVTDPTVTDPTGTDPTDTDPTED; via the coding sequence ATGACGCTGCACCCGACCGCCGCCGACGCGAGACCCGACGCCGCCCCCGACAGCCGGCCCCCCGACAGCCGGGGCAAAGGCCTGCGCAGCGGTTCCGTGGGCCTGCTCGGCGCCGTGGCCCTCGGCCTCTCCTCCGTGGCTCCCGCCTACAGCATCGCGGTGACCCTCGGCCTGGTGACGCTGGTCGTCGGGCAGCTGGCCCCGGCCGCGCTGCTGGTCGGCTTCGTGCCGATCCTGCTCACCGCCTTCGCCTTCCGCGAGCTCAACCGGGAGATGCCCGACTGCGGCACCACCTTCGTCTGGACCACCAGGGCCTTCGGCGCCCCGACCGGTTGGCTGGCCGGCGGCTGGGTGCCGCAGACGGCCACGCTGATCGCGATGACGGCGCTGTCCCAGGTCGGCGCGGTCTACCTGCTGCAGGTCCTCGGCCTGGACGGACTCGCGGGGAGCAGCGTCGCGGTCACCGCCACCGCGCTGGCCCTGCTCGCCGCCGGGACCTTCGTCGCCCGCCGCGGCGTGCAGATCGCCGCCTCGGTGCAGTACGTGCTGCTGGCGCTGCAGCTGATCGCCCTGTTCGGCTTCGGCGCCGCCGCCTTCGTCCGGCACGGCGCGGCGACGCCCTCACTCGCCTGGCTGAACCCCTTCGCCTTCGGCGGGGCCGGGTCGTTCGCCGAGTCGGTGCTGCTCTGCCTCTTCATCTACTGGGGCTGGGACGCGCTGATCACCGTCAACGAAGAGACCAGCGACGCGGACAAGGTCCCCGGACGGGCCGTGCTGGTCTCCACCTTCGTGCTGCTCGGCACCTACCTGTTCACCGCCTTCGCCGCGATCGCCTTCGCGGGCACCGGCGCCACCGGCCTCGGCCTGGGCAACGCCGCCAACGCGACGGACGTGCTGGCCACCCTCGGGCCGCCGGTCGTCGGCGCCGCGCTCGCCGTCGTGGTGAAGCTCGCCGTCTGCGTCTCCGCGGTGTCGGCACTGCTCACCTGCCTGGTCAGCAGCCCGCGCGGCTCGCTGTCGATGGCCGCCCACGGAGCCCTGCCCGCCGCCTTCGCCCGGATCCACCCCCGATACCGCACGCCCGCCTTCGGCACGGTCTTCTTCGGGGTCGCGGCGGGGGCGCTGCTGGTGCTGCTCGACCTCGTCTCCGCGGCCTTCCTGGGCGACGCGATCCTCTCCGTCGGCCTGCTGATCGCCTGCTACTACGGGGTCACCGCGCTCGCCTGCGTCCGGTACTTCCGCGGCAGCCTGCGCAGGTCGCCGCGCGACCTGCTGCTGAAGGGCGTGCTGCCGCTGCTCGGTGGGCTGATGATGCTGGCAGCCTTCGCGCGCAGCGCCTACGACATGATCGAGCCCGGCTACGGCAGCACCTCGTTCGACGGTGTCGGCGGCGTCTTCCTGCTGGGCGTCGGTTCCATCGTCCTGGGCGCCGTGGTGATGCTGGCCGTGCGCGCCCGGTTCCGCCCCTTCTTCCGCGACGGCCGCACGGCGGTCGTCGCCCTCACCGTCACCGATCCGACCGTCACCGATCCGACCGGCACCGACCCGACCGACACCGACCCGACCGAGGACTGA